The Argentina anserina chromosome 3, drPotAnse1.1, whole genome shotgun sequence genome includes a region encoding these proteins:
- the LOC126788126 gene encoding B3 domain-containing transcription factor LEC2-like isoform X3: METQILLSCLLKPSPDSIPESLKDQLLCHSPCVGDVELHPPITHLTATISSSSPPSFLASSSFQSYYYPGVKYLPPHPYWQQQQPFLPHPPSMSPSSVPPLQPSSLVDADARERSRIARQRRSLILRKRNAARSMAAFSRLEVERDAAGVGSDMQNNRKRLSSSLDNTELNNHDVGSLGRVLLPKKEVKKYRPILSNKEGIQLMIRHTHSKWGSKSKYWSNNKSRMHVFGNSVGTGSKTQNNKQDLYSFCNGSQTQNNKQDLYTFCTPDNMALRLLFRKELKNSDTGSYGRIVLPKKDAEKCLPSLFDKEGIKLMIRDIHSNQQWDFKFKYWPNNKSRMYVFENTVCLFVIVTGDFVRQSGVKVGDSINLYEDECKNLQYISIQKAETRPVHAPEPSYQQSCYTITKDYAANCCSSHIDAVENGKANTINNNRSSNKDNSNSLEKNPIPNIDNTNSKTHAKATSTYIPYAGVRPEEDESSLAVLL, translated from the exons ATGGAAACACAAATTCTATTGAGTTGCCTACTTAAACCAAGCCCAGATAGTATACCAGAATCCCTAAAAGACCAACTTCTCTGTCACTCTCCCTGTGTGGGTGATGTTGAACTTCACCCGCCCATTACTCATTTAACTGCAACCATTAGTTCTTCTTCTCCACCTTCATTTCTGGCTAGTTCATCATTTCAGTCATATTATTATCCAGGGGTTAAGTACCTACCACCACACCCTTAttggcagcagcagcagccttTTTTACCACATCCTCCTTCCATGTCTCCCTCTTCAGTCCCTCCATTGCAGCCAAGTTCATTGGTGGATGCAGATGCAAGGGAGAGGAGCAGGATAGCACGCCAAAGAAGAAGCTTAATTTTGAGAAAACGAAACGCTGCCCGTTCTATGGCTGCTTTTTCAAGGTTGGAAGTAGAGAGAGATGCAGCTGGTGTTGGTTCTGATATGCAGAACAACAGAAAACGTCTCTCCTCATCACTGGATAACACG gagCTCAATAATCATGACGTTGGATCTCTGGGAAGGGTTTTACTGCCAAAG AAAGAGGTAAAAAAGTACcgtcccatcctctcaaacaAAGAAGGTATTCAGCTGATGATCAGACATACTCATTCAAAGTGGGGTTCGAAGAGcaa GTACTGGTCAAATAACAAAAGCAGAATGCATGTGTTTGGAAATTCAG TAGGTACTGGTTCTAAAACTCAGAACAACAAACAAGACCTCTACTCATTCTGTAATGGTTCTCAAACACAGAACAACAAACAAGACCTCTACACATTCTGCACGCCTGATAACATG GCACTGAGATTGTTGTTCAGGAAGGAGCTCAAGAATAGTGACACTGGATCTTATGGAAGGATTGTACTGCCAAAG AAAGATGCAGAAAAGTGCCTTCCGAGCCTCTTCGACAAGGAAGGCATCAAGCTGATGATCAGGGATATTCATTCAAACCAACAGTGggatttcaaattcaa GTATTGGCCAAATAACAAAAGCCGAATGTATGTGTTTGAAAATACAG TATGTCTGTTTGTCATTGTAACAGGAGACTTTGTTAGGCAAAGTGGAGTAAAGGTGGGAGATAGCATTAATCTATATGAAGATGAATGCAAGAATCTC CAGTACATCTCCATCCAAAAGGCGGAAACAAGACCAGTACATGCTCCCGAACCCTCATACCAACAAAGCTGCTATACTATTACCAAAGACTATGCTGCCAATTGCTGTAGCAGCCACATAGATGCTGTTGAAAATGGCAAGGCCAACACCATTAACAACAACAGGTCCAGCAACAAAGACAACTCAAACAGCCTAGAGAAGAATCCTATCCCCAACATTGACAACACCAACAGCAAAACTCATGCCAAGGCAACAAGCACATACATACCATATGCAGGAGTCCGCCCTGAAGAAGATGAGAGTTCTTTAGCAGTACTACTGTAA
- the LOC126788126 gene encoding B3 domain-containing transcription factor LEC2-like isoform X1 — protein sequence METQILLSCLLKPSPDSIPESLKDQLLCHSPCVGDVELHPPITHLTATISSSSPPSFLASSSFQSYYYPGVKYLPPHPYWQQQQPFLPHPPSMSPSSVPPLQPSSLVDADARERSRIARQRRSLILRKRNAARSMAAFSRLEVERDAAGVGSDMQNNRKRLSSSLDNTELNNHDVGSLGRVLLPKVMPNFLSSSSTSKSLVTNKEVKKYRPILSNKEGIQLMIRHTHSKWGSKSKYWSNNKSRMHVFGNSVGTGSKTQNNKQDLYSFCNGSQTQNNKQDLYTFCTPDNMALRLLFRKELKNSDTGSYGRIVLPKKDAEKCLPSLFDKEGIKLMIRDIHSNQQWDFKFKYWPNNKSRMYVFENTGDFVRQSGVKVGDSINLYEDECKNLQYISIQKAETRPVHAPEPSYQQSCYTITKDYAANCCSSHIDAVENGKANTINNNRSSNKDNSNSLEKNPIPNIDNTNSKTHAKATSTYIPYAGVRPEEDESSLAVLL from the exons ATGGAAACACAAATTCTATTGAGTTGCCTACTTAAACCAAGCCCAGATAGTATACCAGAATCCCTAAAAGACCAACTTCTCTGTCACTCTCCCTGTGTGGGTGATGTTGAACTTCACCCGCCCATTACTCATTTAACTGCAACCATTAGTTCTTCTTCTCCACCTTCATTTCTGGCTAGTTCATCATTTCAGTCATATTATTATCCAGGGGTTAAGTACCTACCACCACACCCTTAttggcagcagcagcagccttTTTTACCACATCCTCCTTCCATGTCTCCCTCTTCAGTCCCTCCATTGCAGCCAAGTTCATTGGTGGATGCAGATGCAAGGGAGAGGAGCAGGATAGCACGCCAAAGAAGAAGCTTAATTTTGAGAAAACGAAACGCTGCCCGTTCTATGGCTGCTTTTTCAAGGTTGGAAGTAGAGAGAGATGCAGCTGGTGTTGGTTCTGATATGCAGAACAACAGAAAACGTCTCTCCTCATCACTGGATAACACG gagCTCAATAATCATGACGTTGGATCTCTGGGAAGGGTTTTACTGCCAAAGGTGATGCCGAACTTCCTTTCCTCATCATCTACATCAAAGAGCTTAGTGACAAAT AAAGAGGTAAAAAAGTACcgtcccatcctctcaaacaAAGAAGGTATTCAGCTGATGATCAGACATACTCATTCAAAGTGGGGTTCGAAGAGcaa GTACTGGTCAAATAACAAAAGCAGAATGCATGTGTTTGGAAATTCAG TAGGTACTGGTTCTAAAACTCAGAACAACAAACAAGACCTCTACTCATTCTGTAATGGTTCTCAAACACAGAACAACAAACAAGACCTCTACACATTCTGCACGCCTGATAACATG GCACTGAGATTGTTGTTCAGGAAGGAGCTCAAGAATAGTGACACTGGATCTTATGGAAGGATTGTACTGCCAAAG AAAGATGCAGAAAAGTGCCTTCCGAGCCTCTTCGACAAGGAAGGCATCAAGCTGATGATCAGGGATATTCATTCAAACCAACAGTGggatttcaaattcaa GTATTGGCCAAATAACAAAAGCCGAATGTATGTGTTTGAAAATACAG GAGACTTTGTTAGGCAAAGTGGAGTAAAGGTGGGAGATAGCATTAATCTATATGAAGATGAATGCAAGAATCTC CAGTACATCTCCATCCAAAAGGCGGAAACAAGACCAGTACATGCTCCCGAACCCTCATACCAACAAAGCTGCTATACTATTACCAAAGACTATGCTGCCAATTGCTGTAGCAGCCACATAGATGCTGTTGAAAATGGCAAGGCCAACACCATTAACAACAACAGGTCCAGCAACAAAGACAACTCAAACAGCCTAGAGAAGAATCCTATCCCCAACATTGACAACACCAACAGCAAAACTCATGCCAAGGCAACAAGCACATACATACCATATGCAGGAGTCCGCCCTGAAGAAGATGAGAGTTCTTTAGCAGTACTACTGTAA
- the LOC126785692 gene encoding B3 domain-containing protein LFL1: MENFRPPFTSSTTTTSSTSPSSTLERSSSLLYHGPAVGYMPTHPLWQQPPNFVYPPPMCPFPVPSAAVMDDARIVRQRRSHIMRTKKAARAAAASSRLVVQRDIPPSAGPETQNKQHDYSFCTPDNKKLRLLFKKELKNSDVGSLGRIVLPKKEAEKYLPSLSDKDGIELRIRDALSTQEWDLRYKYWTNNKSRMYVLENTGDFVRQSGVEVGDSIHLYVDESRNHYVSIHRLAEARPLHVFQPSSTLYHQQNYTDTNTITNVTAIENTEVYRNGEDETSSAAVLRQQQRNLEQVGETNYNMLTLFTDPASSYRQTEEANNSNNDVTRQKQTPAQPAMAGIFGSSSSPSSSTSIVKMSEDNFGDFYEGLGMLPEVHRFEHSLFDIDDIIRDDKLL, encoded by the exons ATGGAGAATTTCCGCCCACCTTTCACTTCTTCAACAACTACCACCAGCTCCACTTCTCCATCTTCAACTCTGGAACGTTCATCATCTCTGTTGTATCATGGTCCAGCCGTTGGCTACATGCCAACACACCCTCTTTGGCAACAACCACCAAATTTTGTATATCCTCCTCCCATGTGTCCATTTCCAGTCCCAAGTGCGGCTGTGATGGACGACGCAAGGATTGTACGTCAAAGAAGAAGCCACATTATGAGAACAAAAAAAGCTGCTCGTGCCGCAGCTGCTTCTTCAAGGTTGGTTGTACAGAGGGATATTCCACCTAGTGCTGGTCCTGAAACTCAGAACAAACAGCACGATTACTCATTCTGCACACCGGATAACAAG AAACTGAGATTGTTGTTCAAAAAAGAGCTGAAGAATAGTGATGTTGGATCTTTGGGCAGGATTGTCCTTCCGAAG AAAGAGGCTGAAAAGTACCTTCCGAGCCTCTCCGACAAGGATGGCATCGAGCTGAGGATCAGGGATGCACTTTCAACCCAAGAGTGGGATTTGCGATACAA GTACTGGACAAATAACAAAAGCAGAATGTATGTGCTGGAAAACACAG GAGACTTTGTTAGGCAAAGTGGAGTGGAGGTGGGAGATAGCATTCATCTTTACGTAGATGAAAGCAGAAATCAT TACGTCTCCATCCACCGGCTGGCCGAAGCAAGACCACTACATGTGTTCCAGCCCTCTTCAACATTATACCATCAACAAAACTATACCGATACCAACACCATCACCAACGTCACCGCCATCGAGAACACTGAAGTCTATCGTAATGGTGAAGATGAGACTTCTTCAGCGGCAGTATTACGACAACAACAACGCAATCTAGAACAAGTAGGAGAAACAAATTACAACATGTTGACATTGTTTACGGATCCTGCTTCTTCATATAGACAAACCGAAGAAGCTAACAACTCCAACAACGACGTCACTAGACAAAAACAAACCCCGGCTCAACCAGCTATGGCAGGGATATTCGGGTCCTCGTCATCCCCGTCGTCCTCAACGAGTATAGTGAAGATGTCTGAGGACAACTTCGGCGACTTCTATGAAGGCCTTGGGATGCTCCCGGAAGTTCATCGTTTCGAGCATTCTCTTTTTGATATTGACGACATAATTAGGGACGACAAGCTCTTATAG
- the LOC126788126 gene encoding B3 domain-containing transcription factor LEC2-like isoform X2, which yields METQILLSCLLKPSPDSIPESLKDQLLCHSPCVGDVELHPPITHLTATISSSSPPSFLASSSFQSYYYPGVKYLPPHPYWQQQQPFLPHPPSMSPSSVPPLQPSSLVDADARERSRIARQRRSLILRKRNAARSMAAFSRLEVERDAAGVGSDMQNNRKRLSSSLDNTELNNHDVGSLGRVLLPKVMPNFLSSSSTSKSLVTNKEVKKYRPILSNKEGIQLMIRHTHSKWGSKSKYWSNNKSRMHVFGNSVGTGSKTQNNKQDLYSFCNGSQTQNNKQDLYTFCTPDNMALRLLFRKELKNSDTGSYGRIVLPKKDAEKCLPSLFDKEGIKLMIRDIHSNQQWDFKFKYWPNNKSRMYVFENTGDFVRQSGVKVGDSINLYEDECKNLYISIQKAETRPVHAPEPSYQQSCYTITKDYAANCCSSHIDAVENGKANTINNNRSSNKDNSNSLEKNPIPNIDNTNSKTHAKATSTYIPYAGVRPEEDESSLAVLL from the exons ATGGAAACACAAATTCTATTGAGTTGCCTACTTAAACCAAGCCCAGATAGTATACCAGAATCCCTAAAAGACCAACTTCTCTGTCACTCTCCCTGTGTGGGTGATGTTGAACTTCACCCGCCCATTACTCATTTAACTGCAACCATTAGTTCTTCTTCTCCACCTTCATTTCTGGCTAGTTCATCATTTCAGTCATATTATTATCCAGGGGTTAAGTACCTACCACCACACCCTTAttggcagcagcagcagccttTTTTACCACATCCTCCTTCCATGTCTCCCTCTTCAGTCCCTCCATTGCAGCCAAGTTCATTGGTGGATGCAGATGCAAGGGAGAGGAGCAGGATAGCACGCCAAAGAAGAAGCTTAATTTTGAGAAAACGAAACGCTGCCCGTTCTATGGCTGCTTTTTCAAGGTTGGAAGTAGAGAGAGATGCAGCTGGTGTTGGTTCTGATATGCAGAACAACAGAAAACGTCTCTCCTCATCACTGGATAACACG gagCTCAATAATCATGACGTTGGATCTCTGGGAAGGGTTTTACTGCCAAAGGTGATGCCGAACTTCCTTTCCTCATCATCTACATCAAAGAGCTTAGTGACAAAT AAAGAGGTAAAAAAGTACcgtcccatcctctcaaacaAAGAAGGTATTCAGCTGATGATCAGACATACTCATTCAAAGTGGGGTTCGAAGAGcaa GTACTGGTCAAATAACAAAAGCAGAATGCATGTGTTTGGAAATTCAG TAGGTACTGGTTCTAAAACTCAGAACAACAAACAAGACCTCTACTCATTCTGTAATGGTTCTCAAACACAGAACAACAAACAAGACCTCTACACATTCTGCACGCCTGATAACATG GCACTGAGATTGTTGTTCAGGAAGGAGCTCAAGAATAGTGACACTGGATCTTATGGAAGGATTGTACTGCCAAAG AAAGATGCAGAAAAGTGCCTTCCGAGCCTCTTCGACAAGGAAGGCATCAAGCTGATGATCAGGGATATTCATTCAAACCAACAGTGggatttcaaattcaa GTATTGGCCAAATAACAAAAGCCGAATGTATGTGTTTGAAAATACAG GAGACTTTGTTAGGCAAAGTGGAGTAAAGGTGGGAGATAGCATTAATCTATATGAAGATGAATGCAAGAATCTC TACATCTCCATCCAAAAGGCGGAAACAAGACCAGTACATGCTCCCGAACCCTCATACCAACAAAGCTGCTATACTATTACCAAAGACTATGCTGCCAATTGCTGTAGCAGCCACATAGATGCTGTTGAAAATGGCAAGGCCAACACCATTAACAACAACAGGTCCAGCAACAAAGACAACTCAAACAGCCTAGAGAAGAATCCTATCCCCAACATTGACAACACCAACAGCAAAACTCATGCCAAGGCAACAAGCACATACATACCATATGCAGGAGTCCGCCCTGAAGAAGATGAGAGTTCTTTAGCAGTACTACTGTAA